The following proteins come from a genomic window of Dermacentor albipictus isolate Rhodes 1998 colony chromosome 8, USDA_Dalb.pri_finalv2, whole genome shotgun sequence:
- the LOC135912151 gene encoding piggyBac transposable element-derived protein 3-like, with the protein MKRKSTGIVICTWNDNRTMTAASKIHGIEPFDTCRRYERKTKTYVDVQRPNIIRVHNQSMGGVDKADMLLLFYRNDLKTKKWYKRICFHLIDLAVVNTFLLYGEAKSADMQLVDFKFRVALGLMRSLEGMPGLNRDGDYPVPASVVSPTSSLKASGSAAGVVSKRAHHVEHSVRHDDVGHWQVKVAQKNAPMCKLRSCTRRTRFFCKKCSVYLCVHTQKINCFEKFHAS; encoded by the exons ATGAAGA GAAAGAGCACAGGAATTGTCATCTGTACCTGGAACGACAACCGCACAATGACAGCTGCATCAAAAATCCACGGCATTGAACCTtttgatacatgcaggcgctacGAGAGAAAGACCAAGACTTATGTGGACGTGCAGAGGCCCAACATCATTAGGGTGCACAACCAGAGCATGGGTGGAGTAGACAAAGCAGATATGCTGCTGTTATTTTACAGAAACGACTTGAAAACAAAGAAGTGGTACAAAAGGATATGCTTTCACCTCATCGATCTTGCGGTTGTGAACACTTTTCTGCTTTACGGCGAAGCGAAATCGGCAGATATGCAGCTGGTTGACTTCAAGTTCCGGGTGGCACTTGGATTGATGCGCTCACTCGAGGGCATGCCCGGATTGAACCGGGATGGTGATTATCCTGTGCCTGCGAGTGTTGTGTCACCAACTAGTTCATTGAAGGCATCAGGCTCAGCAGCTGGAGTTGTTTCAAAGAGAGCCCATCATGTTGAACATTCTGTGCGGCACGACGATGTTGGCCATTGGCAAGTGAAAGTGGCGCAAAAAAACGCCCCCATGTGCAAGTTAAGGTCATGCACCAGGCGCACAAGGTTCTTTTGCAAAAAGTGTTCTGTGTATTTGTGCGTTCACACACAAAAAATCAACTGCTTTGAGAAATTTCATGCATCCTAA